GCGCCCTGCATGCCGGGGGCGGCGGTCGAGAGCTTCGACGGCGAGACGGTGCGCGGCACGGTCAAGGTGAAGGTCGGCCCGATCGCGCTCACGTACCGGGGCACGGCCTCCTTCCGGGAGAAGGACGAGGCGGGCCGGAGGATGGTGCTGTCCGCGAACGGCAAGGAGGCGCGCGGCACGGGCACGGCACGCGCCACGGTCACGGGGGAGCTGACCGAGACCGGCGGCGGCACGCGGGTGTCGGTGGTGACGGACCTGGCGGTCACGGGCCGGCCCGCGCAGTTCGGCCGGGGGGTGCTGGCAGAGGTGGGCGACCGGCTGGTGGGGCGGTTCGCGGAGTGCCTGGCGGGGAAGCTGGCGGACGGCGGCGCGGAGGTGGCCACCGACGCGGCCACGGACGCGGACGGGGCGGACGCCGGTGCCGGTGCCGTCCGCGGCCCCGGAGCCGAGCCCGCGTCCGGACTCGCGCCCGCCGTGCCCGCCGTCGAGACCTCCGCCCCCGGGACCGAGCCGCTCGACCTGGTCCGTACCGCCGGTGTGCCCGTCGCCAAGCGGGCAGCCGCCGGCGCCGCGGTCGCGGCGGCGCTCGCCGCCGTCGCCCTGGCCGTACGCCGCGCACGCCGCCGCTGAGTCCCCGCCTCCTCCCGCCCGACACCGCCCCGCTCGGCGGTTACCGGCCTCGCGTGGTACTTCTGTTCTCCGGGGGGAGGAGTGCGGCGCGCCAGGGCGGCGCGGCGCGTACCGGCCGACGAAAGGGAGCAGCGGGGACGATGGCGGCGAACCCGGCGAGCGCGGGCCGCCTGCTGCGCCTCATCCGCAGCGGCGAGGCGCCCACCCGCGCCGAGCTGCAGCGGGCCACCGGGCTCTCCCGGTCCACCGTCGGGCTCCGGCTCGACCAGCTCTTCCGCGCCGGCTGGATCCGCGAGGTGGCGGGCACCTCCACCGGCGGCCGGCCCTCCGCCCGGCTGGAGTTCGACGACCGGCACGCCGTCGTCCTCGCCGCCGACCTGGAGACCCGGCACGGCCGCGCCGCCGTCCTCGACCTCGCGGGCAACTTACTCGCGGAGAAGACCGGGCCGCTGGTCATCGGCGACGGCCCCGAGCCGGTGCTGGCGGAGGTGTGCCGCTGGTTCGGCCCGCTGCTGGCCGAGGCGGGCGAGAGCGCGGCGCGGGTCTGCGGCATCGGCCTCTCCGTGCCCGGTCCCGTGGACGTCGCGGCCGGCCGGGTGGTGGAGCCGCCGATCATGCCGGGCTGGGACGGCTACCCCCTCACCGGGCACCTGCGGCGTACGTTCGCCGCCCGGCTGGGCGGCGCCCCGGACGTCCCCGTCTTCGTCGACAACGACGCCAACCTCATGGCGTACGGGGAACAGCGCGCCGGCTTCCCCGACTGCGCGGCCTTCCTGCTCGTCAAGGCGTCCACCGGCATAGGCGCGGGCGTCGTCGTGGACGGCGGCGTCTACCGCGGCATCGACGGCGGCGCCGGCGACATCGGGCACATTCGGCTGCACGACAGCCGGGAGGCGCTGTGCACGTGCGGCTCGTACGGCTGCCTCGCCGCCGTCGCCAGCGGGCACGCGCTCGCCGCCCGGCTCGACGGCCTCGGCGTGCCCGCGGCCTCCGGCTCCGACGTGCGCGACCTGCTGGCCGCGGGGCACCCGCAGGCGGTGCGGCTGGCCCGGGAGGCGGGGCAGCGGGTGGGCGAGGTGCTGGTCACGGTGGTCACGCTCCTCAACCCCGGGGTGCTGATGATCGCCGGCGAGCTGTCCTCCGTGCCGTTCCTCACCGGCGTACGCGAGTTGCTGTACCGGCGCGCGATGCCGCGGACCACGGCGCACCTCGACGTCGTCACCGCGCGGCTCGGCGACCGCTCCGCCCTCGTCGGCGCCGCCGCCATGGTCGTCGACGAGCTGTACGCCCCGGACCGCGCCGACGCCCGCCTCGCCGCCGCGGACGCCGCCGCGCCCGAGCCCGGAGCGGGCGACTTGGCGGCGGACCACCCCGGTTGATCGTTCCGCGCGGCCGCGGCCGTACGCTGGCTGCCGTGCAACCGGAGGAGGGCCGCGTGTCGGCAATCATCGTCTTCGACCTGGAGTTCACCACGTGGCCGGGGGCGCCGGAGCGGGACCGGTCGGCGCCGGGCGAGCTGCGGGAGATCGTGCAGATCGGCGCCCTGCGGCTGGACGCGGACTTCGCCGTGACGGACGAGTTCGAGACCCTGGTCCGCCCCGTCGTCAACCCGCGGCTCTCCCCGTACTTCAGCGAGCTGACCGGCATCGACCAGGAGACCGTCGACCGCGAGGGCCGCGCCCCCGCGGAGGCGCTCGGCGACTTCCTCGGCTTCTGCGCGGGCCACACGGTGCTCTCCTACGGCAACGACATGATCGTGCTCGGCGAGAACGTCGGCTGGGCCAGGGCCCGCGGCGAGCGGGTCGCGCACGGCTTTCTCGGCAACGGCTTCCTCAATGTGCGCCCCTGGCTCAACACCCTCGCCCCGCAGACCGCTCGGGTCAACTCCGGCCGGCTCTGGCAGGCCCTCGGCCTGCCCCGGCCCGCCGCGGGCGCGGAGCACTCGGCGCTCTTCGACTGCCACTCCATCGCCGCCGCCCTCCGCCACCTCCGCGCGGGGGGCACGACGCTCCCCGCGGGCTGGTTCTAGAGCCTCTCGGCCTCTTCCCGCGGCGCGCCGGGCTCGTACGCTCCAGGCATGACACCACTCAGAGCGAAGGACATCACCGGGGTCTGGGGAACGCTGCTGCTGCCTCTGGACGCGCATGACGCGATCGACCGGGGCCGGCTGGCAGGGCAACTGGACGCGCTGCTGGACGCGGGGCTGCACGGGATCTACGCGCACGGCACGGCCGGCGAGTTCCACACGCTGACCGAGGACGAGTTCGACGGCATCAACGAACTGCTCGCCGAGCGGTGCACCGCGGCGGGCGTGCCGTTCCAGATCGGCGCCTCCCACCCGGTGGCGCAGACCGCCCTCGCCCGCGTGCGCCGCGCCCGTGAACTGGCCCCCGGCGCACTGCAGGTGATCCTCCCGGACTGGCTGCCGCTCGCCGACGACGAGGCCGTCGCCTTCCTCACCCGGATCGCCGAGGCCGCGGACCCGGTGCCGCTGGTGCTCT
The Streptomyces sp. CNQ-509 DNA segment above includes these coding regions:
- a CDS encoding SRPBCC family protein, producing the protein MELRHEFTVPVPADEAWRALLDIERIAPCMPGAAVESFDGETVRGTVKVKVGPIALTYRGTASFREKDEAGRRMVLSANGKEARGTGTARATVTGELTETGGGTRVSVVTDLAVTGRPAQFGRGVLAEVGDRLVGRFAECLAGKLADGGAEVATDAATDADGADAGAGAVRGPGAEPASGLAPAVPAVETSAPGTEPLDLVRTAGVPVAKRAAAGAAVAAALAAVALAVRRARRR
- a CDS encoding ROK family transcriptional regulator; its protein translation is MAANPASAGRLLRLIRSGEAPTRAELQRATGLSRSTVGLRLDQLFRAGWIREVAGTSTGGRPSARLEFDDRHAVVLAADLETRHGRAAVLDLAGNLLAEKTGPLVIGDGPEPVLAEVCRWFGPLLAEAGESAARVCGIGLSVPGPVDVAAGRVVEPPIMPGWDGYPLTGHLRRTFAARLGGAPDVPVFVDNDANLMAYGEQRAGFPDCAAFLLVKASTGIGAGVVVDGGVYRGIDGGAGDIGHIRLHDSREALCTCGSYGCLAAVASGHALAARLDGLGVPAASGSDVRDLLAAGHPQAVRLAREAGQRVGEVLVTVVTLLNPGVLMIAGELSSVPFLTGVRELLYRRAMPRTTAHLDVVTARLGDRSALVGAAAMVVDELYAPDRADARLAAADAAAPEPGAGDLAADHPG
- a CDS encoding 3'-5' exonuclease; amino-acid sequence: MSAIIVFDLEFTTWPGAPERDRSAPGELREIVQIGALRLDADFAVTDEFETLVRPVVNPRLSPYFSELTGIDQETVDREGRAPAEALGDFLGFCAGHTVLSYGNDMIVLGENVGWARARGERVAHGFLGNGFLNVRPWLNTLAPQTARVNSGRLWQALGLPRPAAGAEHSALFDCHSIAAALRHLRAGGTTLPAGWF